In one Oscillospiraceae bacterium genomic region, the following are encoded:
- a CDS encoding sodium:alanine symporter: MTFLERLGNFIWNPWLLGLFLLVGLYYSLRTGFFQVFDCGLWLKTTLGSIFHPKRKGRGGGLTQFQALSTALASTIGTGSIAGVATAIFYGGPGAVFWMWVSAFLSMMTGCAEKTLAVRYRERARDGGWQGGPMCYMEKGVGSRFLAVIFSLCCVAASLGGGNMVQANSIATALEASFGWDRLIVGVVTAVLTGVVILGGIGRIGKVSERLVPCMALLFIGGGIAVLACNAAAIPGALGEICTCAFAPRAALGGGLGYGMAAAMRYGVARGVFTNEAGMGSSAMAHAASDVKEPAEQGMWGIFEVFVATLVVCTITALVILTTGVYSQEGALAAIQSGAVGSAMLGAPLSAAAFGTVFGPFGGVFVSVCLLLFAFTSLLGWSYYGERGLEYLTGSPRWRWPYRACFLLAVVGGSVGDLSAVWQMADIFNGLMALPNLAALLLLSPEALKLLRNWKEIVKK; this comes from the coding sequence ATGACATTTTTGGAGCGGCTTGGGAATTTCATCTGGAATCCCTGGCTTTTGGGGCTTTTCCTGCTGGTGGGGCTGTACTATTCGCTGCGTACCGGCTTTTTCCAGGTCTTTGACTGCGGGCTGTGGCTCAAGACCACGCTGGGCTCCATCTTCCATCCCAAGCGGAAGGGAAGGGGGGGCGGGCTGACCCAGTTCCAGGCCCTGTCCACCGCCCTGGCCTCCACCATCGGCACAGGGAGCATCGCCGGAGTGGCCACAGCCATCTTCTACGGCGGGCCGGGGGCGGTGTTCTGGATGTGGGTGTCCGCCTTCCTGAGCATGATGACGGGCTGTGCCGAAAAGACCCTGGCCGTGCGCTACCGGGAGCGGGCCAGGGACGGGGGCTGGCAGGGCGGGCCTATGTGCTATATGGAGAAGGGGGTGGGCAGCCGCTTTTTGGCGGTGATATTCTCCCTGTGCTGCGTCGCGGCCTCCCTGGGGGGCGGCAACATGGTGCAGGCCAACTCCATCGCCACGGCGCTGGAGGCATCCTTCGGCTGGGATCGGCTCATTGTGGGGGTGGTCACCGCCGTGCTCACGGGGGTGGTCATCCTGGGGGGGATCGGGCGCATCGGAAAGGTGAGTGAGCGCCTGGTGCCCTGTATGGCGCTGCTCTTTATCGGCGGGGGGATCGCGGTACTCGCCTGCAACGCCGCCGCCATCCCCGGCGCACTGGGGGAGATCTGCACCTGCGCCTTCGCCCCCCGCGCCGCCCTGGGGGGCGGCCTGGGGTACGGCATGGCCGCCGCCATGCGCTACGGCGTGGCCCGGGGCGTATTCACCAACGAAGCTGGCATGGGCTCCTCCGCCATGGCCCACGCGGCCTCGGACGTGAAGGAGCCCGCCGAGCAGGGCATGTGGGGCATTTTTGAGGTCTTTGTGGCCACGCTGGTGGTCTGCACCATCACGGCGCTGGTCATCCTCACCACAGGGGTGTACAGCCAGGAGGGGGCACTGGCCGCCATCCAGAGCGGCGCCGTGGGCTCCGCCATGCTGGGCGCGCCCCTCTCCGCCGCCGCCTTCGGCACCGTGTTCGGGCCCTTCGGCGGGGTGTTCGTGTCGGTATGCCTGCTGCTCTTCGCCTTCACCTCCCTGCTGGGGTGGAGCTACTACGGGGAGCGGGGACTGGAGTACCTCACCGGCTCCCCCCGCTGGCGCTGGCCCTACCGGGCCTGCTTCCTGCTGGCGGTGGTGGGGGGCAGCGTGGGCGACCTGTCCGCGGTGTGGCAGATGGCCGACATCTTCAACGGCCTGATGGCCCTGCCCAACCTGGCCGCCCTGCTGCTCCTGTCGCCGGAGGCCCTGAAACTGCTGCGGAACTGGAAAGAAATTGTGAAAAAATAA
- a CDS encoding short-chain dehydrogenase: protein MGIYVITGGSSGIGACTVEILKQKGHQVVNIDLKGGDIDANLAGREGRAKALGELHERFPDGIDAMICNAGVNVNIPLIISLNYFGATEMAEGVFDLLEKKGGSCVVTSSNSIAQGGARMDVVGMLNNQADEERILSLVKDYDPKAAHSFYAATKYALARWARRMSASWGARGVRLNAVAPGNVRTAMTDKLPPEHRVAVDALPVPINYDTGELMEPVDIANAIAFLASPEAHGINGVVLFADGGTDALLNSEKVY from the coding sequence ATGGGTATTTATGTCATCACCGGCGGCTCCAGCGGCATCGGCGCCTGCACGGTGGAGATCCTGAAGCAGAAGGGCCACCAGGTGGTCAACATCGACCTCAAGGGGGGCGACATCGACGCCAACCTGGCCGGCAGGGAGGGGCGGGCCAAGGCGCTGGGGGAACTGCACGAGCGCTTCCCGGACGGCATCGACGCCATGATCTGCAACGCGGGGGTAAACGTCAACATCCCCCTCATTATCTCCCTGAACTACTTCGGCGCCACCGAGATGGCCGAGGGGGTGTTCGACCTGCTGGAGAAGAAGGGGGGCAGCTGCGTGGTGACCTCCTCCAACTCCATCGCCCAGGGCGGGGCCCGGATGGACGTGGTGGGTATGCTGAACAACCAAGCCGACGAGGAGCGCATCCTCAGCCTGGTGAAGGACTACGACCCCAAGGCGGCCCACAGCTTCTACGCCGCCACCAAATACGCCCTGGCCCGCTGGGCCAGGCGCATGAGCGCCAGCTGGGGGGCCAGGGGGGTGCGCCTCAACGCGGTGGCCCCCGGCAACGTGCGCACCGCCATGACCGACAAGCTCCCGCCCGAGCACCGGGTGGCGGTGGACGCCCTGCCCGTGCCCATCAACTACGACACCGGGGAGCTGATGGAGCCGGTGGACATCGCCAACGCCATCGCGTTCCTGGCCTCGCCGGAGGCCCACGGCATCAACGGCGTGGTGCTCTTCGCCGACGGCGGCACCGACGCGCTGCTCAATTCCGAGAAGGTCTATTAG
- a CDS encoding alkaline-shock protein produces the protein MADGREYVSRPDELGNIHISEEVLAVIAAAAALEVEGVGSLAANLGSDLAELLGKKNLAKGVHIAVSEGESVSVDISILIKYGYTIPEVAKNVQDAVYTAIENTSGLSVECVNVQVGGILFDREPKKQA, from the coding sequence ATGGCCGACGGAAGAGAGTACGTTTCCCGCCCGGACGAGCTGGGGAACATCCATATATCCGAGGAGGTCCTGGCTGTGATTGCCGCCGCCGCCGCGTTGGAGGTGGAGGGGGTGGGCAGCCTGGCCGCCAACCTGGGCAGTGATCTGGCGGAGCTGCTGGGCAAAAAGAACCTGGCCAAGGGCGTGCATATCGCCGTCAGCGAGGGGGAGAGCGTCAGCGTGGACATTTCCATCCTCATCAAGTACGGCTACACCATCCCCGAGGTGGCCAAGAACGTGCAGGACGCGGTGTACACCGCCATTGAGAACACCAGCGGCCTGTCGGTGGAGTGCGTCAACGTCCAGGTGGGCGGGATCCTCTTCGACCGGGAGCCCAAAAAGCAGGCGTAA
- the nusB gene encoding N utilization substance protein B, translating to MTRSNAREIAVHCVFELGFTLQSADELLDAALTREIFSQIGEEEPIYAEFPNEKQRNYIRALVRGVYAHAPELDEYISRYAIGWSFSRLNRVAVAIMRVAMYEILYMQDVPNAAAINEAVELTKHYEEPEVVSFVNGILGSFVRKECPPDMVGRPAPEPAPEAEWDEPEAEAAAEAGE from the coding sequence ATGACAAGATCCAATGCACGGGAAATCGCCGTCCACTGCGTCTTTGAGCTGGGCTTTACGCTCCAGAGCGCGGACGAGCTGCTGGACGCCGCCCTCACCCGCGAGATCTTTTCCCAGATCGGGGAGGAAGAGCCCATCTACGCCGAATTTCCCAACGAAAAGCAGCGCAATTACATCAGGGCCCTGGTCCGGGGCGTGTACGCCCACGCGCCCGAGCTGGACGAGTACATCTCCCGCTACGCCATCGGCTGGAGCTTCTCCCGCCTGAACCGGGTGGCGGTGGCCATCATGCGGGTGGCCATGTATGAGATCCTGTATATGCAGGACGTGCCCAACGCCGCCGCCATCAACGAGGCGGTGGAGCTGACCAAGCACTACGAGGAGCCCGAGGTGGTCTCCTTCGTCAACGGCATTCTGGGCAGCTTCGTGCGCAAGGAGTGCCCCCCCGACATGGTGGGCCGCCCGGCGCCCGAGCCCGCCCCGGAGGCGGAGTGGGACGAGCCGGAGGCGGAAGCCGCGGCGGAGGCCGGGGAGTAA
- a CDS encoding O-sialoglycoprotein endopeptidase: MRALGIDTSNYTTSAAVFDGGAGVNEGRLLDVRPGELGLRQSDALFQHVKHLPGRFAALRAQGALEGIGAVGASTRPRAVEGSYMPCFLAGEGQGRALADVLGVPFYPVSHQQGHLAAAAWSAGRMELLDAPMLAWHLSGGTTELLYVEPDGVNVRAERIGGTSDISAGQLIDRTGVLLGLPFPAGRALDALYYEADARRDYTVKLNGLTFSLSGMENKVKAMAQAGEAPANIARFAVDTMVGAVLRATCAARARYPGLPVLCSGGVASNSALRAALGDACFAEARYSTDNALGVAILAHRLREREAAQ; this comes from the coding sequence ATGCGCGCCCTCGGGATCGACACCAGCAATTACACCACCTCCGCCGCCGTCTTTGACGGCGGTGCCGGGGTGAACGAGGGCCGCCTGCTGGACGTGCGCCCCGGCGAACTGGGGCTGCGCCAGTCGGACGCCCTGTTCCAGCACGTCAAGCACCTGCCGGGGCGCTTTGCGGCCCTGCGGGCGCAGGGCGCGCTGGAGGGGATCGGGGCCGTGGGGGCCAGCACCCGCCCCCGGGCGGTGGAGGGGTCCTACATGCCCTGCTTCCTGGCGGGGGAGGGCCAGGGCCGCGCCCTGGCCGACGTGCTGGGGGTGCCCTTCTACCCGGTCTCCCACCAGCAGGGGCACCTGGCCGCGGCGGCCTGGTCCGCCGGGCGCATGGAGCTGCTGGATGCGCCCATGCTGGCCTGGCACCTCTCCGGCGGCACCACCGAGCTGCTGTACGTGGAGCCGGACGGGGTGAACGTCAGGGCGGAGCGCATCGGCGGCACCAGCGACATCTCCGCCGGGCAGCTCATCGACCGCACCGGCGTGCTGCTGGGCCTGCCCTTTCCGGCGGGCAGGGCGCTGGACGCGCTGTACTACGAGGCGGACGCCCGCCGGGATTACACTGTAAAGCTGAACGGCCTTACCTTTTCCCTCTCCGGTATGGAGAACAAGGTGAAGGCCATGGCCCAGGCGGGGGAGGCCCCCGCCAATATCGCCCGCTTCGCCGTGGACACCATGGTGGGCGCGGTGCTCCGCGCCACCTGCGCGGCCCGGGCGCGCTACCCCGGCCTGCCGGTGCTCTGCTCCGGCGGCGTGGCCTCCAATTCGGCGCTGCGCGCCGCACTGGGGGACGCCTGCTTTGCCGAGGCGCGCTACAGCACGGACAACGCCCTGGGGGTGGCCATCCTGGCCCACCGGCTGCGGGAGAGGGAGGCGGCACAATGA
- a CDS encoding exodeoxyribonuclease VII large subunit — translation MKTQAPVYSVTQVNQYIKSLLDSDGALSGVFVRGELSNYKTYPSGHHYFSMKDPEGTIRCVMFRREAASLRFRPENGMKVIAFGRVTVFPRDGQYQLYCSALSPDGVGDLHVAFEQLKEKLYKEGLFDPAHKRPIPRFPRRIALITSSAGAAVRDMLRILGARWPMAEVCVLPVRVQGAEAPAEICAALAWANRHDVADLIITGRGGGSMEDLWAFNDEDVARSIHASRIPVISAVGHEPDVTIADYVADLRAATPSNAAELAVPDQNEIAAWLGQMERRMSQALSRRAEGARGRLERCAASRALQNPMQCVDERRVLLDYQRDRLGRGLGASLAGERERFARLAASLDAMSPLKVLGRGYAIPQKADGGVVRSKKDVAPGETLKLHVSDGAIDCKVL, via the coding sequence ATGAAAACACAGGCCCCCGTCTACAGCGTGACCCAGGTCAACCAGTACATCAAGAGCCTGCTGGACAGCGACGGCGCTCTGTCCGGCGTTTTTGTCCGTGGGGAGCTGTCCAACTACAAGACCTACCCCTCGGGCCACCACTATTTCTCCATGAAGGACCCCGAGGGAACCATCCGCTGCGTCATGTTCCGCCGGGAGGCCGCGTCCCTGCGCTTCAGGCCGGAGAACGGCATGAAGGTGATCGCCTTCGGCCGGGTGACGGTATTCCCCCGGGACGGCCAGTACCAGCTCTACTGCAGCGCCCTCTCCCCGGACGGGGTGGGGGATTTGCACGTGGCCTTCGAGCAGCTCAAGGAGAAGCTCTATAAGGAGGGCCTGTTCGACCCGGCCCACAAGCGGCCCATCCCACGGTTTCCCAGGCGGATCGCCCTGATTACCTCCTCCGCCGGCGCGGCGGTGCGGGATATGCTGCGCATCCTGGGCGCACGCTGGCCCATGGCGGAGGTCTGCGTGCTGCCGGTGCGGGTCCAGGGGGCGGAGGCCCCGGCCGAGATCTGCGCGGCCCTGGCCTGGGCCAACCGCCACGATGTGGCCGACCTCATTATCACAGGCCGGGGCGGCGGGTCCATGGAGGATCTGTGGGCCTTCAACGACGAGGACGTGGCCCGGAGCATCCACGCCTCCCGCATCCCGGTGATCTCCGCGGTGGGGCACGAGCCCGACGTGACCATCGCCGACTATGTGGCCGACCTGCGGGCGGCCACCCCCTCCAACGCCGCCGAGCTGGCGGTGCCCGACCAGAACGAGATCGCGGCCTGGCTGGGGCAGATGGAGCGGCGCATGTCCCAGGCCCTCTCCCGCCGGGCGGAGGGCGCACGGGGGCGGCTGGAGCGCTGCGCGGCCAGCCGGGCGCTGCAAAACCCCATGCAGTGCGTGGACGAGCGGCGGGTGCTGCTGGACTACCAGCGGGACCGGCTGGGCCGGGGGCTGGGCGCCTCCCTGGCCGGGGAGCGGGAGCGCTTCGCCCGGCTGGCGGCCTCCCTGGACGCCATGAGCCCCTTGAAGGTGCTGGGCCGGGGCTACGCCATCCCGCAGAAGGCGGACGGCGGGGTGGTCCGCTCAAAGAAGGACGTGGCGCCCGGCGAGACGCTGAAGCTGCACGTGAGCGACGGCGCCATCGACTGTAAGGTTTTGTAA
- the xseB gene encoding exodeoxyribonuclease 7 small subunit encodes MAEKKLTFEQAMARLEEIVRLLERGDAPLEEALSLFEEGTTLMKKCSTMLDKAEQKVTKLLAGPDGKPVEEPMDGEG; translated from the coding sequence ATGGCAGAGAAAAAACTCACCTTCGAGCAGGCGATGGCCCGGCTGGAGGAGATCGTCCGCCTGCTGGAGCGGGGGGACGCCCCGCTGGAGGAGGCCCTCTCCCTCTTTGAGGAGGGCACCACCCTGATGAAGAAATGCAGCACCATGCTGGACAAGGCGGAGCAGAAGGTCACCAAGCTCCTGGCCGGGCCCGACGGGAAGCCGGTGGAGGAGCCCATGGACGGGGAGGGATAG
- a CDS encoding farnesyl-diphosphate synthase, producing MSYEARLQEDRALVEDWLQGAFTDREPRADLYDAMRYSLLAGGKRLRPILALEACRMCGGDVEAVLPLACAVEMVHTYSLIHDDLPCMDDDDLRRGRPTNHKVYGEATAVLAGDGLLTAAFETIFDCASDLPARRVLEAAQCLAAASGGRGMVGGQALDMAGEGHALTLPDVEELQQLKTGALISAAAEMGCILAGGSGEDRAAVRKYARKLGLAFQIRDDMLDVEGDAATLGKPIGSDARSEKTTFVTLKGLDACRALVERLSEEAEEALSPFPDAGFLCWLARWLAGREA from the coding sequence TTGAGTTACGAGGCACGTTTGCAGGAGGACCGCGCCCTGGTGGAGGACTGGCTCCAGGGCGCCTTTACCGACCGGGAGCCCCGCGCCGATCTCTACGACGCCATGCGCTACAGCCTGCTGGCGGGGGGGAAGCGCCTGCGCCCCATCCTGGCGCTGGAGGCCTGCCGCATGTGCGGCGGGGACGTGGAGGCCGTGCTGCCCCTGGCCTGCGCGGTGGAGATGGTGCACACCTACTCCCTGATCCACGACGATCTGCCCTGCATGGACGACGACGACCTGCGCCGGGGCAGACCCACCAACCACAAGGTCTACGGCGAGGCCACGGCGGTGCTGGCCGGGGACGGCCTGCTCACCGCCGCCTTTGAGACCATCTTCGACTGCGCGTCCGACCTGCCCGCCCGGCGGGTGCTGGAGGCCGCGCAGTGCCTGGCCGCCGCCTCCGGGGGCCGGGGCATGGTGGGCGGCCAGGCGCTGGATATGGCGGGGGAGGGCCACGCCCTCACCCTGCCCGACGTGGAGGAGCTGCAGCAGCTCAAGACCGGGGCGCTGATCTCCGCCGCCGCCGAGATGGGGTGCATCCTGGCGGGGGGGAGCGGGGAGGACCGGGCCGCCGTGCGCAAATACGCCCGAAAGCTGGGCCTCGCCTTCCAGATCCGGGACGACATGCTGGACGTGGAGGGGGACGCCGCCACGCTGGGCAAGCCCATCGGGTCGGACGCCCGCAGCGAAAAGACCACCTTCGTCACCCTCAAGGGGCTGGACGCCTGCCGCGCCCTGGTGGAGCGGCTGAGCGAGGAGGCCGAGGAGGCCCTCTCACCCTTCCCGGACGCGGGCTTCCTGTGCTGGCTGGCCCGCTGGCTGGCCGGGCGGGAGGCTTAG
- the ykcE gene encoding acid phosphatase, giving the protein MKNVVDFLTGNLILNLAILAWALAQVLKVLITLMTQRRWDWRHILSSGGMPSSHSAFVCACAASVGVIAGWGSVAFAVAAVVAIVVMYDASNVRRAAGEQAKILNYMMDHWTEMKPDMFGKELKELLGHTPFQVLMGGLLGVAVGLLGAWFFTLR; this is encoded by the coding sequence ATGAAAAATGTGGTGGATTTCCTCACGGGCAATTTAATACTGAACCTGGCCATTCTGGCCTGGGCCCTGGCCCAGGTGCTCAAGGTACTTATCACCCTGATGACCCAGCGGCGGTGGGACTGGCGGCACATCCTGTCCAGCGGGGGGATGCCCTCCTCCCACTCGGCCTTTGTGTGCGCCTGCGCCGCGTCGGTGGGGGTGATCGCGGGCTGGGGGTCGGTTGCCTTCGCCGTGGCGGCCGTCGTGGCCATCGTGGTCATGTACGACGCCTCCAACGTACGCCGGGCGGCGGGGGAGCAGGCCAAGATCCTCAACTACATGATGGACCACTGGACGGAGATGAAGCCGGATATGTTCGGCAAGGAGCTCAAGGAGCTGCTGGGCCACACCCCGTTTCAAGTGCTGATGGGCGGGCTGCTGGGGGTGGCCGTGGGCCTGCTCGGAGCTTGGTTTTTTACCCTTCGGTAG